The region AAGGGATATCACGCCTACGTTTTCGGCGACAGCAGCAACAAGCTTGCGGATAATTCTTTCTCTCCCACCGCCGTATGGACTAAGTACACGATCGAGTTCAACAGCGGCGCGTTCACGTCGTGCTTCGTCAATTTCTCGACCGGCAGTTCGCCCGACGGCACCGCTATCGTCATCGATGATTTGTTTATGGAAGAGAAGATTATCGTTGACGACGCTATCATCAAGAACGGCGGCTTTGAGAACGCCGACATCGATCCGTGGGAGATCTTCAACGGCAGCGCGATAACCTCCGACGCTCATACCGGAAGCAAGGCGCTGATCCTTTCCGGCTCCTCTTACTATGCGAAGGTCGCAAGGCAGATGGGATTGAAGATCGAGCCGAATACCGATTACGTTTACACCTTCTGGGCTAAAGCCGCCGGGAGCAGCACGGGCGCAAAACCTTATCACGCCTACGTTTTCGGCGGAAGCTCCGGACAGGATAACAAGTTTACCGACAAGACGATAGATATCACTAATGATTGGACGCTCTATACCGTCAGATTCAACAGCGGCGACTTTACCGAGTGTTACATTCATTTTTCAGCCGGCAGCTCGCCAGACGGCAGCGCCGTGGTAGTTGATGATTTTGCTATGGAAGTTTCTGTAGATACGACGCTTGTTAAGAACGGCAATTTCGAAGCCGCGACCGTAGACCCCTGGACGCTTTACGAGAACACCGCTGTCACCGCGGACGCTCATTCGGGCGAAAAGGCGCTTTGCCTTCTTGCTACGGGTTCTTATGCGAAAGCCGCGAGGCAGAGCGGTATCACCATAAAGCCGAACACCGATTATATCCTTTCCTTCTGGGCGAAGGGCGATCAGAACGCTCAGGGCTCGAAGGGCTACCACGCCGGCGTTTATGACGCGGGCGGAACCAAGATCGTGAGCGAGTACATAGCGATACCCGCTGAATGGACTTTCCACACAATCTCCTTCAACAGCGGCGACGTTACCTCCTGCTATATCAACTTCTCAGCTTCAAGCTCGCCCGACGGAGCCGGCATGATAATCGACGACGTCGTGCTTGAAGAGAAGCCCGACGAGGTTCTTATCAGAAACGGCGGATTTGAAGAGAACGGGTATTCTCCGTGGACCACCGGCGGCACGACCGCTCTCAGCGACGTTGCTCACGAAGGCGGGCATTCGCTCCGCCTGATGGGAAGCAGCTACTATCAGAGCGTTGCCAAGCAGACCGGTCTGATCCTCACAAAGAACACCGAGTATATCCTGATCTTCTGGGCGAAGTGGGATTCCGAATCCGGCGGAACGAAGCAGTATCACAGCTACGTTTTCGGCGACAAGGAGAAGCTTTGCTCCAATTCGATAGCGTTGACCGACGACTGGAGACGCTACGCAATCGCATTCAACAGCGGCGACTATTCCGACTGGTACGTCAACTTCTCCGCGGGCAGCTCGCCCGACGGCAGCGCAATATACATCGACGACGTTGAAATTATCCACAGAGACGGCAGCGGCTACTTCGGCGAATACCCCGAGCAGCTCGTTGAGGGAGCCGATATCAGAATCGTATCCTTCAACGTGCTCGTCGCGCAGGAAGACTTCAGCTGGAGCCCCTGGGTTATCGGCGAAAGGCCCGAGAAGTTCAAGGCGTTTATCGACTACTATAAGCCCGACGTCGTAGGTCTGCAGGAATGCTCCGAGAAGTGGCACGACGGCATCAACCGTCTGCTCGGCGATACCTATGAGTTCCTCAACCCCGATTTCGGCGGTCAGGCGGGTATGAACTGCAGTCCGATCATATATGACAAGACCAGGCTCCGCGTTATCGCGAGCGAAGTGTATTCCTACACGATAGGCAACAGCCCGCGCTTCCGCCTTATCGACATCGGCGTTTTCGAGCGCATCAGCGACGGCAGAAGATTTATCGTCAGCTCCACTCATCTCGATCCGGGCTGGGACGACGACGATCACACCGAGCAAAGAAACGTTCAGGCGGGCGAGCTCGTCGTTAAGGCGAGAGAATATATCAATCAGTGGAACTGCCCCTTCATTTCCACCGGCGATATGAACTGCCCGGCCGGCGATATTCCTTATAATACCATCGTCAACAGCGGAGTATTTGTCGACGCCGACGATCATCCGGACCCCGGCGTTGTCGACCACATTTTCCATACCGTAGGCACCGAATGCCTTTTCACCGCGCGCGTGACGGACGCGGACCTCCAGGGAACTTCCGATCACTATCCGCTCATCGGCGATTTCAAACTGACCGCAATGCCGCAGATCACCGGCATCGAAGTCACCGCTCCCGACAAGGTCGAATACGTTGAGGGCAGAGAAGAGCTCGACCTGTCCGGGGGAAAGGTAACGGTCACTTACGATAACGGCTCGACTGAAGAAGTCGCTCTCACGGCCGAAATGGTCGAGGGCTTCGACAACACCGTCGTAGGACCGCAGACCCTGACGGTAACTTACAACGGATTCACCGACACCTTTGACGTCACGATAATCGCCTACGTGCTCATCGGTGACATAGACGGCGATGACGAAGTCACCGTAGCGGACGCTCTTGCGGCGCTGCGTATGGCTGTCGGCCTTGCCGATCAGCCGGAAGGAGACGCGCTCGGCGTTGCCGACGTTGACGCCGACGGCACCGTGACCGTTTCCGACGCGCTGCGTATTCTCCGCATTGCCGCGAGACTCGACTGACAACCGCTGCAAAACGTTAGTTTTTGATATTTCCCGCATATCCTTACATCCGAACGCTGAAAAACGGAGGAATCACCATGAGAAAAAAGATTATCGCGTTAATCCTTACGCTCGCTGTTGCGTCTTCGCTGATTTCGATAGCGGGCCTCATTCCCGCGTCCGCAGCGGATACGTCCGCGCTTGACGCGGAGATTACCTCTGCGAAGGTTCTCTTGAATAAAGGCTACGGCGAGCAGTCGCGTAAGTACCTTGCGGACCGTGTTCAGAGAGCCGAGGCCGTACTCTTTGACGAGACGGCTCCGCAGGATGAAATTGACGCCGCGCTTGAAATCCTCATCGCCGCGGAGGACTCTCTCTCGCAGATGTACGGTTTCAGCCTTATAGATATGAACGGCGTATCCGGCTGGAATGAAGCCGCTCTCGCGCAGATGAACGAGTTTTCTTCTTCCCGTTCCGTCGACGCCGTAAATAAGCCGGATGGCGTTGATTTCTCCGTCAGCGTAAGCGGAGACGGCTCCGCGTATATTTCCAACTCGAACGCGGCGGGCGACGGCATTATAGGCGCTTCGCCGTTCGGAACAGACCTCGTGCGCGCCGACGGCTTCAAGCTTTGGATCTCCGTGGTAGCGCCGGCCGAGTTTGAAATAACCGTCGGTTCATCCGATATGAGCCGCGCGTATTCCGCGAGTTTTTGGGCGGACGGGGACGGTTACGTCATGATACCGTTCGACGCGTTCTCCACGGTCGACGGCGCCGCGGTCAAAGAGGAAACCGATTTAGGATATCTCCGCATCGGAACCGGCGCTGCGGCTTCTTTCAAGTTCGCCGATCTCAACGCTTATGACGAGATACTCGAGGGCAGCACGAAGACCGCTTATTCCGAGACGAAGATAACCTCGCGCAATCAGTTGGAGAACAACGCTTATTACAAGATCATCGAATCCACCTCCGGCAAAGCCGTTACGCTCGGACCGGAGATCAGCGAAACGGCAACTCAATGGGAACTTTGCATCGGCGTGGACGATGACAATCTTGATCTTTATCTTGACGAAAACAGGGAAGGCGATCGTAAGCAAATGTGGCAATTCTCGCTTTCTCCTTCCGGCAATAACACGTTCCGTATTATCAACAAATCTTGCACGCATGCGCTCGAAATTTCGTCTTCCGGCGGAAGCCTCGCTCATCCCAGACCGGTTCTCAATGAGGCCAGGCAGGAGTGGTCGGTCAGCATCACCGGCGGCAAGGCGACCATTCAAGTCCGCAACGTCGGCAAGCTCACTACCGCGGGAGACACCGTAAAAGCGACGACAGGCAGCACTTATAAGAAGTTTGAGCTTTACAAGGTCGTAGAGACCGAATACGTTCAGAGCTGGAGCGACGAATTCGACGGCGACAAGCTCGACAGATCGAAGTGGTCGGTCGACGACGGCTTCTGGTTCGGCGGAACGGTTTCAACCATGCACACTGATGACGACGAGCAGCTCGAAGTTTCGGACGGCATGCTGAATATGACCGTCACACCCGACAGATACGGCGCTTTTGAAATGCAGGGAACTTATATGAGCACAAGCGGCAGGTTCGCTTTGAGCTACGGCAAGGTCGAGATACGCGCGAAGCTCGCTTACGGCAACGGTCAGTTCCCGGCGTTCTGGATGATGCCTACCGATATGATGAATATGGGCGGCGGCGAGATCGACATCATGGAGATTGTCGTTACTGATGACATTAGAGATAACGGCATTCAAATCGGCACTATCCACTGGACGAGTGACGACGGATACACCCATTGGTCAAAAGCCCATTATATGAAGATCCACGGCTACGGAGAAAAGTATCTCAGCGATGAGTTCCATACCTACGGCGTGGAGATGGATCACGATCAGGTCAGATTCTACTTTGACGGAATGCAGTACAATTCGCTTGTGTTAAACAGCGAGGGTAAGAAGTTCGCGTTCGGAGACATCGCGAGATATATCATTATAAATAATTCCACCAAAGGCGACGGTGCAAGCATCGTTAACGAAGCGTGGGGTCTCGAGGATAAATACGAAACCAAGATAGACTACGTCAGGTGCTATCTTGAAGCCGGTGAAATGAGCGATAATACCGTCGACTTCACGACTGACGACAGCATCAACTATTCATCCGGCATAGAGGCCGTTGCCACCAACGACGCGTGGGATATCAATATGCCGATGGATATCAACTGCTACGGCAACGAAGGCGCCGCTGCGGATCATTTCGCCAATCTCTACATATTCGATCCGCATACCGGAGAAACGCTCAGATACATCAACCTTGCTTCTGCGATGTCTAAGTACACCAGATCCTTCCGCGTTCTGTATTCGCCGGATGCCACGAAGCTCGCTGTCGCAAACACGCAGGGATGCATACAGATTTATGATACTTCCAATTACGATAACACGCCGGTCAGAATCTATAACGGCGCCGTTATTCAGGAAAACGTTCTGTTTACGCCGGACAGTAAATACCTGATAGTCGGCGGTTACAACGGCGGTTCGCAGGCATATTACAACCCCCAGACCAACGGCAAGACGGAAAAATGGCGTTTCCGCGTTTTCGACGCTGCCACGGGCGCGAAGCTGCAGGATATAGACGTCGGCAGCGATCCGCGCTTCATAGCGATAACCGACGACGGTTCTAAGGTGGCGGTAACGACCACGAGCAACGGCACGTTCATTTATAACGTTTCCGACTGGAGTGAATACGGCCATATAACCGAAGGCCACGACGGAGCGATCCGCGGCGCCGACTTTTCTTCGGACGGCAGCCTGCTCGTGACTTCCGACGACAAGGGCGTCATAAACGTCTGGAACGTTTCCGATCTTTCGCTCAACAAGAAGCTCAACAACGTCAACTCCGGCTCGGTAAGACGCGTAGTCTTCTCGCCGGACGATAAGAACGTCCTCGCGACCGCGACCTATGGCGCCGCGCGTCTGTTCGAGGTCGAGAGCGGAGAGCTTATCTCGCTGCTCGGCGGTTTCGGCAACGTCATCCGCGAAGCGACCTATTCTACGGAAGGCAAATATATCGCCGTCGCCTCATACGACGGCGGGGCGAAGCTTTTCGCCGCAGACGGCACATATCTCGAAACGCTGAAGGCGGGTGAGACTGACGAGAACGGCGAAGGCTTCATCCTTTCCCGAATCAAGTTCTCGCCTTATGAGGACGATTACGTTATGTTCTCCACCCGCACCGATCCTTACTCGGTGCAGAAGTGGGACCTCCCGAAGCAGTACGACAAAACGCAGCTTAAGCTCGCCATGAGCGACTGCGCGGACAAAACCACGCCCGAATACGCTTACGCGGCGAAGATTTCCGGCTTGAAGTATGCTACTCCGCAGATGATCTACAAGGCGTATACCGGCATTGGCGGAACGACGAAGACCGACGAATTCATCAGCGTCTCTCCCGACGGATACACGATGCCGCCGAGCGTTACCGTCAATAAAAACGCTTTCGTCTACGTTACCGCAGGGGCGTCTCCGGAATACGCGGATCTCGCGCTGAAGGTCACAAATACCGACGACGGCACAAGCGAGCTTATTTCCGCGGACGACGCCGGATTCTTTATGGATTATAATGAAAACGACGAAATTGAGGCGTATTGCAGTTACGATTTCAAGGTCAAGATGGCGGAAGCCGGCTCCTTCGAGTTCGAACTCGTCGACCTCGATTCCAACAAGGCGTTCCCGAAGGCAAGCGCTGCCGTCAATGAAGAAAGCGCGGCGGAGGGATTCCTCTATTCGATAAAGGACGGAGAAGTCACGATAACGAAGTGTATCTCTGGCAGGCGCAACGTCGTTGTTCCGAGTGAGATAGAGGGGTACCCTGTCACCAAGATCGGTTCTTATGCCTTCGACGGCTACGGAACCAACGTTATGCATATGGCGGTTACGCTTCCCGACACGCTGAAGGTTATCGGCAGTTACGCCTTTTATAACTGCTGGTCTCTGCGTGAGATAAAGTTCCCCGCAGGACTTGAAAAGATAGAACAGTACGCTTTCAGCAGATGCAGACTGCTCAGCGTCGTCGATATCCCCGCCGGCACGACAGTCAGTTCCAACGCTTTTAACAACGCCGGCGTCGGAACTATAAAGCTCAACTCCGGATCGGGTATTGCGAGCAGTTCTCTTTCGGGAATGTCCAGAGTACGCGAGATAATTATTGCTGACGGTATCGAGAACGTTAACCTGAGTATTTCTTCTCAGTATCTGTTAGAGGCGGTTTACGTTCCCGAAAGCGTGACCTCGATAACCGGAGGCATATACAATTTCGTTGACACAAGCTCTTTGCACACAAAGTATATCGCAAAGATCTACGGCGTCCCGGGAAGTTACGCGCAGACTTACGCCGAGTCGTATCCGACGAAGTTTACCTTCGTACCGATTTGCGCGCCGACGATTACCGGAGTAGAGGAAGGCAAGACCTACGATCTCTACGAAGCGCCCGTTTCGGCGACCTGGGAAAACGGGCACATCGGATACCTCAACGGCGAAGCGTGTTACAGACACGCCGACGTGACCGAGCCCGGCGAGTACACGCTCGAAGTTATAAACGGCTATGACGAGTATAAGACGACCGTGACCTTCACAGTCGTCGATACTACGCCTCCGCCGTACACGATCGGCGACATTGACGACGATGGTGAAGTCACCGTTACCGACGCGCTCGCCGCGCTGCGCATCGCGCTCGGGATTGCCGAGCCGGAGGGCTATCAAGCGGAAGCCGCCGACGCTGACAAAGACGGCGAAGTGACAGTTTCCGACGTGCTCCGCATCCTTCGCGTCGCCGCGAAGATTGACGATCCCTTTGAACAATAATCGTCAATCAACTCAAATTATTACTTCGTCTTTCCCGCAAAAGAAACGGAGGTAAACCATGAAAAGAAGACTCATTGCCATACTGCTTACGCTCGCTTTCGCGCTTTCGATGCTGCCGTTTTCGTCGGCGGTGACCGTCGGCGCTGACGAACCGAAAGCGATCGACGAATATGCTTACGCCAGATCCCTTTTATATAAAGGTTACAGCGAGCAGTCGAGAAAGTATCTTGCGGATCGCATCGAGAGATACGAGGCGACTCTGGTTATGTATAACGACCTTGCGACTGGCGAAGAATTCGAAGCCGCGTTTACAGAGCTGAAGCACGCCGAAAATATGCTCGAGCCGATGCATGACGTCGAGCTTATTCCGCTTAACGGCTTCAATGGCTGGACGTCCGAGGATCTTGCCGCTATGAACGAGTCCTCATCGACTCCCGTTCTCGACGGTGAGCATAAACCGGATGGCGTTGAGTTTTCCGTTTCCGTAAGAGGTGACGAAAACGGG is a window of Clostridia bacterium DNA encoding:
- a CDS encoding carbohydrate binding domain-containing protein encodes the protein TAEAHEGAKALCLKAPAGSANYTKVARQNGIAIEANKDYVFTFWAKAASDNTGSKGYHAYVFGDSSNKLADNSFSPTAVWTKYTIEFNSGAFTSCFVNFSTGSSPDGTAIVIDDLFMEEKIIVDDAIIKNGGFENADIDPWEIFNGSAITSDAHTGSKALILSGSSYYAKVARQMGLKIEPNTDYVYTFWAKAAGSSTGAKPYHAYVFGGSSGQDNKFTDKTIDITNDWTLYTVRFNSGDFTECYIHFSAGSSPDGSAVVVDDFAMEVSVDTTLVKNGNFEAATVDPWTLYENTAVTADAHSGEKALCLLATGSYAKAARQSGITIKPNTDYILSFWAKGDQNAQGSKGYHAGVYDAGGTKIVSEYIAIPAEWTFHTISFNSGDVTSCYINFSASSSPDGAGMIIDDVVLEEKPDEVLIRNGGFEENGYSPWTTGGTTALSDVAHEGGHSLRLMGSSYYQSVAKQTGLILTKNTEYILIFWAKWDSESGGTKQYHSYVFGDKEKLCSNSIALTDDWRRYAIAFNSGDYSDWYVNFSAGSSPDGSAIYIDDVEIIHRDGSGYFGEYPEQLVEGADIRIVSFNVLVAQEDFSWSPWVIGERPEKFKAFIDYYKPDVVGLQECSEKWHDGINRLLGDTYEFLNPDFGGQAGMNCSPIIYDKTRLRVIASEVYSYTIGNSPRFRLIDIGVFERISDGRRFIVSSTHLDPGWDDDDHTEQRNVQAGELVVKAREYINQWNCPFISTGDMNCPAGDIPYNTIVNSGVFVDADDHPDPGVVDHIFHTVGTECLFTARVTDADLQGTSDHYPLIGDFKLTAMPQITGIEVTAPDKVEYVEGREELDLSGGKVTVTYDNGSTEEVALTAEMVEGFDNTVVGPQTLTVTYNGFTDTFDVTIIAYVLIGDIDGDDEVTVADALAALRMAVGLADQPEGDALGVADVDADGTVTVSDALRILRIAARLD
- a CDS encoding leucine-rich repeat protein, coding for MRKKIIALILTLAVASSLISIAGLIPASAADTSALDAEITSAKVLLNKGYGEQSRKYLADRVQRAEAVLFDETAPQDEIDAALEILIAAEDSLSQMYGFSLIDMNGVSGWNEAALAQMNEFSSSRSVDAVNKPDGVDFSVSVSGDGSAYISNSNAAGDGIIGASPFGTDLVRADGFKLWISVVAPAEFEITVGSSDMSRAYSASFWADGDGYVMIPFDAFSTVDGAAVKEETDLGYLRIGTGAAASFKFADLNAYDEILEGSTKTAYSETKITSRNQLENNAYYKIIESTSGKAVTLGPEISETATQWELCIGVDDDNLDLYLDENREGDRKQMWQFSLSPSGNNTFRIINKSCTHALEISSSGGSLAHPRPVLNEARQEWSVSITGGKATIQVRNVGKLTTAGDTVKATTGSTYKKFELYKVVETEYVQSWSDEFDGDKLDRSKWSVDDGFWFGGTVSTMHTDDDEQLEVSDGMLNMTVTPDRYGAFEMQGTYMSTSGRFALSYGKVEIRAKLAYGNGQFPAFWMMPTDMMNMGGGEIDIMEIVVTDDIRDNGIQIGTIHWTSDDGYTHWSKAHYMKIHGYGEKYLSDEFHTYGVEMDHDQVRFYFDGMQYNSLVLNSEGKKFAFGDIARYIIINNSTKGDGASIVNEAWGLEDKYETKIDYVRCYLEAGEMSDNTVDFTTDDSINYSSGIEAVATNDAWDINMPMDINCYGNEGAAADHFANLYIFDPHTGETLRYINLASAMSKYTRSFRVLYSPDATKLAVANTQGCIQIYDTSNYDNTPVRIYNGAVIQENVLFTPDSKYLIVGGYNGGSQAYYNPQTNGKTEKWRFRVFDAATGAKLQDIDVGSDPRFIAITDDGSKVAVTTTSNGTFIYNVSDWSEYGHITEGHDGAIRGADFSSDGSLLVTSDDKGVINVWNVSDLSLNKKLNNVNSGSVRRVVFSPDDKNVLATATYGAARLFEVESGELISLLGGFGNVIREATYSTEGKYIAVASYDGGAKLFAADGTYLETLKAGETDENGEGFILSRIKFSPYEDDYVMFSTRTDPYSVQKWDLPKQYDKTQLKLAMSDCADKTTPEYAYAAKISGLKYATPQMIYKAYTGIGGTTKTDEFISVSPDGYTMPPSVTVNKNAFVYVTAGASPEYADLALKVTNTDDGTSELISADDAGFFMDYNENDEIEAYCSYDFKVKMAEAGSFEFELVDLDSNKAFPKASAAVNEESAAEGFLYSIKDGEVTITKCISGRRNVVVPSEIEGYPVTKIGSYAFDGYGTNVMHMAVTLPDTLKVIGSYAFYNCWSLREIKFPAGLEKIEQYAFSRCRLLSVVDIPAGTTVSSNAFNNAGVGTIKLNSGSGIASSSLSGMSRVREIIIADGIENVNLSISSQYLLEAVYVPESVTSITGGIYNFVDTSSLHTKYIAKIYGVPGSYAQTYAESYPTKFTFVPICAPTITGVEEGKTYDLYEAPVSATWENGHIGYLNGEACYRHADVTEPGEYTLEVINGYDEYKTTVTFTVVDTTPPPYTIGDIDDDGEVTVTDALAALRIALGIAEPEGYQAEAADADKDGEVTVSDVLRILRVAAKIDDPFEQ